From the genome of Sulfuricurvum sp. IAE1:
TTCGGGGGGGAGAGTGTTATTCGTCATTGTTTCCGAAAATTCCGAACAGCTGGAGCAGCGTCACGAAGAGGTTGAAAAAATCGAGGTAGAGAGCAACGGCTCCGTCCATCGGCGTCTCATACGCTCCGCGGATCACGTTTTGGGTATCGATAAGAACCATCACACTGATCACGAGAAGGAAAATCGCCTGAATCGCCACGTAAAGAATCGGGCTTTTCAGGAAAAAGACGTTGATCAGTGAGACCGCCAATATAATAAAGAAAGCGATCATGATAGGCTTGGACCAGCTGGTGAAATCTTTCGTACTTTTAATCGCAAAGAAACTGAGTCCGCCGAACAACGCCGCCGTCATGAAAAAGGCATTACCCACGATCGTAGCCCCGCCGGCCATTCCGAGGATATGGCTGAGCAGCGGAGTGATGATGACCCCGCTGGCAAAGGTAAAGGCGAACAACCCGATCATATTGACGCCGGGTTTGTTCTTGATGAACTGAAGCCCGAACATTCCAAAGAGCATCCAGGGGATGGCGATCCACCAGTAGTTGGCCGCAACGATTCCCGCATAAGGGATTCCTACGTAGGCACCTACGCCCCCGGCCAGCATCGAAGCGGCAAAAAGTTTGTAGGTATCTTTTACAAACGAAACGATCTGCGCTTCACTGCGGTGAGCGCTCTCGTAGCCAAAAGCACCTTCACGTGCGTATTCGCGATCATATAAAGCCATTGCTTTTTCCTTTATAAGGTATTTTATAAAAGGGATTATACAGAATTTTGATTAACCGTTCGTTTGTCGAAAAATGGGGAAGGAGAAAGAGAAGGAGTAAAAATGGGTAAAATAGTTACAAAAAACAGTGTCGGAA
Proteins encoded in this window:
- a CDS encoding Bax inhibitor-1/YccA family protein; the encoded protein is MALYDREYAREGAFGYESAHRSEAQIVSFVKDTYKLFAASMLAGGVGAYVGIPYAGIVAANYWWIAIPWMLFGMFGLQFIKNKPGVNMIGLFAFTFASGVIITPLLSHILGMAGGATIVGNAFFMTAALFGGLSFFAIKSTKDFTSWSKPIMIAFFIILAVSLINVFFLKSPILYVAIQAIFLLVISVMVLIDTQNVIRGAYETPMDGAVALYLDFFNLFVTLLQLFGIFGNNDE